Part of the Pseudorasbora parva isolate DD20220531a chromosome 13, ASM2467924v1, whole genome shotgun sequence genome is shown below.
gtgcgcatATGTCCTCTTCAGGCTGTGGTTAGTTCAGGGTCACAGCAGTTGAACTggaaatgcttttattttgtaCTGAACAGCTGACGCAATAACAGgcgtatgtgtgtttgtgaggtATGATTTGAAAGTGTGAGCGTGTTGGCTGGAGTATGAGTGCACATAAAAAGGAATGTGTGCCTACAAAATGTTTTGGGAGTGTATAACCTATGTGTCATGTTGTatagtgtatgtgtgcgtgtttgtttgtgtgtgtgtaaggcaCGGCCAGTCTGTCTCAGTCCCTCAGGTCTACGCTGGATCCAAACAGAGCCACCAACTGCTCCTCATAATGGGCGATATTCCTCTTCATGATCTCCTTGCAGGGTCCCAGCAAGCGCTCAAAGGCTTGTACATCAATCACTGAAATACATAAGTATTGTGTGAGGTTGTTGGAGCATTTAgtacaaattttattttaattcaaaaaTATAAGTCAGGCACCTACAATAGACACTTACCCAAGCATTTGATGTCTCCTATAGCATAGGCTGAGGCAGCACGTGGTTTATTAGTGACGAGAGCAAGTTCTCCGAAATACTGCCCTCTACTACAGCGAGCGATCTCCACCTCAGCGTTATCCTGTCTGTCTGCTTTCGTCTGGGAGTCACagaaaaacattaaaagaactctttaaaaatgaaatgttggCATTACTGTGagggaaaataaaatgtttataagTAAACATATAAACTTAAAGAATGTTTATATGTTGCTAACATCAAGAAGAATTGAACAAAATTATTGGTTGGAGAAACAAATAGTTTAAGTCCCATCCCAAACCTAAACCataggttaaagggatagttcacctaaaatttAATTTTCTTTCATTATtaacctcaagttgttccaaacctgtatgaatttctgttTGAATGTCTGAAACCAAACAGCTGTGGggcaccattgacttccatggtatttttttccatactatggaagtcaatggagccctgtttggttacccatattcttcaaaatatcttcttttgtgttcagcagaacaaagaaattcatacaggtttggaacatcttGATGGTGAGagatgacagaattgtaatctttgggtgaactatccctttaagcagaaGTCTCCAGCTAGTCATGATGCTCAAATGTTAGGGGCAATCAATCTATGAATGATGTCTCTGCATTTTAACccttttttttatatcaaacTGAACACAGTATAATATAACAGAATGAAAGCGATGgaggtaaaaaaagaaagataaaaGGAACTCACTTTACTCTTCATCATAATCTTCACATCTCCAGACTCCACAATGTAAAAGCAATCAGCCTTCTCACCCTGGTAATAGAGCAgtccataataataataatgattaatgaTACAATAGAGTCCTGATCTTCAGTTCTGCTCTATTATTATAGTGCTATAATTACACatgctctgggtgtgtgtgtgtgtgtgtgtgtgtgtgtgtgtgtgtgtgtgtgtgtgtgtgttggttctTTCAGACATGCTGTGGCTGCTCGAGTGTGTGAGAGCTGAACAGAGGATATCAATACTTTTATGGCAAAGCCCACTGACTCAAAATGACAAATGTGTCATGAATAGAGGTAAATGTACAGCAGCATcaaggcatctttacacagcaAACGCGGCACAGAAACCAAACCTGAAGTGgcataaaaatcataaaaatgtacatttacacaGACCGTTTAATGCTTCTCTAAAGtggcataaatgcatttacataGGAATTCAAATCGCAGGAaacaatgttttgaacattactattttaaaactactgttttaaagaaagctttataaatgaaatatgaactaataaacagttaaataaaaaaatacaacctGTGGCTTACAgtatagttattttatatttcttaaaGCAACACCGCTCTGTAACTTTTGGCTCTCTAGTTTAACGTAAACTAcatgcatcttgcggaagaacaaaTGGAAGAAATGCTTTGAAGAAATTATGAATTTTTTCACCTGGTGGATCACCACAGGATTAAAAATGggtcaaaagttttttttcaaaGAGCCAAAAAGTCACTTTGGAGCAGGCACACCAAATGAACAATGCCACTGAAGTTAGCATTTCCAGGCAGTACAGTGTATGTCACCTGACCGCCGTGAAATATGTTCTTAATATTTGGAATACAATATAACAAATTTATATTGAAAAAAATGGTTCACACAGTGACGCCGACTGGGTTAGACATACCGTATCTGAGAAAAATGGGCACGTTGAGCTGCAAATCTTTTCAATGGAGGATTACAAATGGCGAACGGCAACTGATTACACATAATGGTTTACACATGGTTTGCTTCATGATGTGAGTACAGGACTCTTACTTTAAATGttacacattttttaatttgcCTAAAACAATATGGAGCTACTCCTATATGTTTTGTCTGGCTAAGGTGGGTCACACTTGGTGTATTTTAAGTCTGCTTTTATATAGCATTGTGTCTTTATGCAGATTTCTGAGCTGACACAGATCCGCTTTAGAGCTGTGTACAGATGTGTACAGATGCCTTTAGGATAACAAATATATGACCGAGTGGCATTTGGAAACAAATGATTATGGCATTTTTAACTGGTCCCAGAGAGATTTTTAGCAAATATATGAAGTCGGTTCACCTTAAATTCTTTTGTATAAAACTCCACAATATACACACATTGATTCATAGCAGCTTTACAGAATTCcttaattttaaaatgactttatcATCATTTTCATAATGAAAACATTTATATCCATTTAGCAGTATAGAGCTGGGTGGTAGTTTACATTTGGTGACGATATGAACAATCAttcagattagatttgctgtagTAGAGTATATATTGCTTTGTGTGAGTTTACTGTATGCAGTTAAATTTGAGTTATTTTGATACAGGTGTCCTAGCAACAGATGGAGGTCATCACAATAACAATGAGCATTTGACCACCAGAATTTCAAATAGCATATCTATTTACATCTGTTTACATCTAAAACCTAACAAACTTCTTTTAATGAACTGTTTTGCTTGAAAGgtgtagttaaaaaaaaaaaatgctacttATTGTAAAGACTGTGGTTGTCCAATGATATTTTTACAATCACCTGCATAATGATCCTCTCTCCATCGTGAAATGATTTTACACCCAGCACATCAACAATCTTCATCCTCTCAGGCAGCTATGAAACAGAAAGAAGGGGTAAGTATTAATTGCTCCATTGCTCATCTAAGAATGCAAAAATGTTCTTCTCTTCCTCCTAAAGCTTTTCTTTAATGTTCATTTCAGCTGTGCAACCCTGATACTCTGTCACCACTAAACAACATGTTTGGCAAtagaataaatgtttttacctCTAGTGATTTGAGCAATGGAACAGACTCGATGAAGATTTCATACATCCTTCTCTTCTTTGCATTATTCTTCACTACGAGTCTACGGAAAGTTGCCCGATCCTGAAACAGACATATCGTTCAGCCGAAAAGTATCTGGATTTATGCTTCTGTCACACACGAAAGCACTGTGAAAGTGCTATCATTCAGTGTTTCAACCACAAGGTGGTGCTGTAGTAGAGCACTTTGTCAACCAGGTACGCTGTCAGTTCActtgctctctcacacacactcaccagtCCCCAGAGGGCTCCCTTCTCTGTAGCAATGATGGTTGCAGCACGTGGAGTGTTGTACATGAGGGCCAGTTCTCCGAAACTGCCCTTATTATCGTAATGACCCACACAGCAGCCCACACCATCCTTCTGTACCACAATATCATACACACCCCTGCAAGTCCACAAAAACAGACGTTGAGTTAGTGCTGAGGTGGCAAGTATTGTTGCTACACTTCATTCTGACCCTTGGGTATTGACATTCAACATGAAGAACATTACTATGGTTTGAGTTAAACAATGAATAGGAATTAACATAAacaacttttttatattttttatttcgaATCACAAATTGAGTCTCAACAAGATTAGGGCTGCTGTAATTACTCAAAATCACTGATGAAAATAATTGACAAAAAGTGAAAAGTGAAAAGTTCAAAAGATATAACCATATTTAGAGATTTACTTTTCACCATATAGACATTACATTCCTGTAATAATATGATAGTACTGTAAAATTCATATatgcatgttttaaaaaattcaaaaaaatgcaaatgttgCCATTTTGAATAACAAACTCTCCTAACAGCAAGCACGTAAATATTGCAGTTCCTGTTCACTTCAACAGGTCCACAGATCGAGCATGTGTCGCATGTCCACAGATCAAGCTCAGTCGTTTTCATCAACACAAGTTACTGGACATTACATTTAGCTTTTGCTTATTGCAAATTTTCCTTTCCTTTAGGTGACAATAACTTGTGCACTTTGATCTTTGAAACTGTGCAGACCTTttcattcaaaaacagctatattacacactatATGAAAGGTAATGTTGGAGAAACATACACTTTAAAATACATACCTTTCGATTACATAAAAGTTATCCCCATCATCTCCCTGATCAATGACGTGATCTTGTGGCTGTACAAGAACCTCAAACATGGCGTCCAGCACCTCTGAAAATTGCTCCTgtaccagagagagagaggagacaGTGTCTGATGAAGGAAATGtatttgtgttgtgttgaaTCATACAGTACAGATTtatgcaaaacaaaaaaattgtttttaaataggTGCGTTTCTTATAGCTCACGTAACAGCTAGACAGAGTGCAACAGAATGGAACAAAGTGTGGTGGTCTACAGACatgtttgaactattttttatCTTGACATGTCATCTTGACAAGCGCAACACTCATAATGCAAGATGCTGAACGAAAAAGAGTGATACATAGTTCTAAACCAAAAGATACCCACGTGCAAGTGAACATAgactgacatttaaaaaaatatatgtgcagAATGAATGCTAGAACAATCTTTTGACATGCATTAAAAAAGGCTAAATATCTAGAACTATCAGTCATTTTAAAGACAACTTTTTGTTACAAAAGTTTTTAGGGGTGAATCTATAAGCAGGTTTTACTTTAGGCATAAATCCTTTCTCTGCCaagttaaaaatattataataatataaaactaaacCATAATC
Proteins encoded:
- the prkar2aa gene encoding protein kinase, cAMP-dependent, regulatory, type II, alpha A, with protein sequence MSIEIPVGLTELLQGYTVEVLRQRPPDLVEFAVQYFTRLRDTRNQDGSGSTAAAKTGVKGVMFDGEPMQTESNGDEDDDDSDFEPPPPSRFNRRVSVCAEAFNPDDDEEDSEPRVVHPKTDEQRCRLQEACKDILLFKALDQEQFSEVLDAMFEVLVQPQDHVIDQGDDGDNFYVIERGVYDIVVQKDGVGCCVGHYDNKGSFGELALMYNTPRAATIIATEKGALWGLDRATFRRLVVKNNAKKRRMYEIFIESVPLLKSLELPERMKIVDVLGVKSFHDGERIIMQGEKADCFYIVESGDVKIMMKSKTKADRQDNAEVEIARCSRGQYFGELALVTNKPRAASAYAIGDIKCLVIDVQAFERLLGPCKEIMKRNIAHYEEQLVALFGSSVDLRD